A segment of the Jatrophihabitans endophyticus genome:
CGCCCGACGTGCCGGTCGTCGCGTCGGCCCCGTCGTCCTCGGTCGTGCCGCAGGCCGCGAGCGCGGTCACGGCCGCCGCCGCGGTGGCGAGCAGCACGGTCAGCCGGCGGGCCCGCCGCCGGCGTGCGGGCATGGTGGATCGCATCGTGGTGCTACCTCTCATCGGTTCGGGCTCAGATGGCGAGCCGGAGCCGGTCGGCGTGACGGCCGACCGGGCGGGTGAAGACACGGCCGGAGCGGGGGTCGACGGTGACCTCCACGCGAATGCCGTAGGTATCGGTGAGGGCCTCGGCGGTGAGGACGTCCGCGGGACGACCGCTGGCCCGGATCCGCCCGGCGTGCAGCAGCACCACCGTGTCGGCGATCGCGGCGGCCTGGTCGAGGTCGTGCAGCACCACGCCGACCGCGACGCCGTGGTCGAGCGCGAGGTCGCGGGCCAGGTCGAGGATCTCGACCTGATAGCGCAGGTCCAGGTAGGTCGTGGGCTCGTCGAGCAGCAGCACCCCGGTGTCCTGCGCCAGGCAGGTGGCCAGCCAGACGCGCTGCAGCTCGCCGCCGGACAGGCTGTCGACGTCGCGGTCCGCCATGCGCTGCAGCCCGGTGAGCTCCAGGGCGCGGTCGATGGCGGCGCCGGCCCCCGGGTCGTCCCCTCGGAAGCGGCTGCGGTGCGGGTGGCGACCGAAGCCGACGACGTCGCGCACGCACATCCCGGCCGGGGTCGGACGGCTCTGCGCGAGCAGGCTCACGTGGCGGGCGAAGTCACGCGCGGAGAGCGCCAGGGCGGAGCTGCCGTCGGGCAGCCGGAGGTCGCCCCCGCTCGGGGCGTGCAGCCGGGCGAGCGCCCGCAGCAGCGTGGACTTGCCGCTGCCGTTCGGACCGACGAGGGCGGTGACCTCGCCGGCGGTCAGCTCGATGGTGGCGTCGCTGACGACCGACGAGCGGCCGTAGCCCAGCTCAAGGGCCTCGCCGCGCAGTCCGGGCCGCGGACGCGAGCCGCCGTCGTTCGTCACGGGGACCGACCCTAGACTATGAGGTAAGGCATACCTAAGAGAGGCTTTCCGCGTGCGCATGACGGCATGGGCGGTGTTGCGCCGCATGCTCCGGCGCCGCCGCGGCCCCCTGACTGCGTCCTACCTGCTGCACGCGGTGTGGGCGACGAGCGAGGCGCTGGTCCCCGTCGTCATCGGCGCGGTGATCGACCGCGGCATCCTCACCGGCGACGGCGGTCGGTTCGTGCTGTGGCTCGGCGTGCTGGCCGCCCTCATGCTCGTGCTCAGCCTCGGGTACCGCTTCGGCGCGCAGATCGGCGCCCGCGCCAGCGAGACCGAGGCGCACGAGCTGCGCGCCGAGATCGCGGGTCACGTCCTGCACCCGCAGGGCGTGCGGACCGACCGGCTGCCGGGCGAGACGCTGTCGCTGGCCACGTCCGACGCCGACCAGGTGGGATTGCTGCTGCGGATCGTCGCGTTCGCGCTCGCGTCCCTCACCGGCGTCGTCGTCGTCGCGGTCTACCTGCTGCGCGTGGATCTCGGGCTGGGCCTGCTCGTGCTCGTCGGGGTGCCGGTCACCCTCGGCGCGGTCCAGCTCGTCACCCCGCTGGTGTCGCGTCGCACGGACGCCCAGCAGGAGCTCGTCGCCAGTGCCACCGGGGTCGCGACCGATCTGCTCGCCGGGTTGCGGCCGCTCAAGGGCATCGGCGGCGAGGCCGCGGCGGTCGCGCGGTACCGCCACGCCAGCCGGGCCGCCCGCGACGCCAGCACGAGCACCGCCCGCGCCTACGGCTACCTGTTCGGCCTCTCGACGCTGCTCAGCGGGGTGCTGCTCGCCGTCGTCGCGCTGGTCGCCGGCCGGTTGGCCCTGCACGGCGAGATGACTCTGGGCGAGCTCATCGCGGTGGTGGGGTTGACGCAGTTCCTCGCCGAGCCGATGAGCGGGCTCGGCCACATCAGCGCGTTCGCCGCGTCGGCGCACGCGTCCGCCGGCCGGATCGCCGCGTTCCTCGCCGCCCCGCGCCTGGTCGTGGCCGGCGAGACCGACACCCCCGCCGCCGAGGCCGGCCTCGAGCTGACCGGCCTCGCCGTCGGACCGTTGCGCGAGCTGACGCTGCGGACCGCGCCGGGCCGCTTCACCGCCGTGCACGTCGACGATCCGGCCGCCGCCGACGCCCTCGTCGACGTGCTGAGCGGCACCCGGCTGCCCGAGGCCGGGTACGTCCGCGTCGGCGGCACCGACCTGCACGCCCTCAGCATCGCCGCGCGTCGTGCCGCCTACGTCGTCAGCCCGCACCACGCCCACCTGGTCGAGGGCACGCTCCGCTCGACCGTCGACCCCGACGGCCGGCTCGCCCCCGATGCACTGGCCGACGTCCTGCGCGCCTCGGCAGCCGACGACGTCGTCGCGCTGCACGACCGCGGCCTGGACGCCCCCGTCGCCGCGTCGGGCAGCACGCTGTCCGGCGGGCAGCGGCAGCGGCTCGCGCTGGCCCGCAGCCTCGGCACCGCCACCCCGCTGCTGGTGCTCCACGACCCCACCAGCGCCGTGGACGCCGTCACCGAGCGCGACATCGCCGCCGGCGTGCGGGCCCTGCGGCACGGCGCTCCCGGCAGTCACGGTGCGCTCGCCACCGTGGTGATCACCGCGAGCCCCGCCTTCCTCGACCAGGCCGACGAGGTGGTGACGGTGCGCGACGGCCGCACGACCGGCCGCGGCACGCACCGCGAGCTGCTCGCCCGCGATCCGGCCTACCGCGCGGCGGTGCTGCGGTGACCGCCGTCGTGGCCGACCGGGACGCGACCGGCGAGCCGGTCGGGACCGCCCGAGACATCCTGCGCATCGCGCCGGCCGGCGAGACCGCGCGGCTGACGTGGCGGCTGCTACGGCGCCGGCCCGGCGCGCTGGTGGTCACCGTCCTCGCGTTCGCCGGGACGGGCCTGGCGGCGCTGGTCGCGCCGTGGGTGCTCGGTCTCGTCGTCGACGCCGTGCGCGAGCACCGCGACACCGCGACCATCACCCGCTACGCCGTCGTCGTCGCGGCCGCGGCCCTGCTCGGCGGGGTGCTGACCGCGGTGTCGACGGCGGCACTGGCACGCGCCACCGCCCCGGCGTTGGCCGAGCTGCGCGAGGACGTCCTCGATCGCGCGGTGCACCTCGACACCGCGCGCCTCGAGGCCGCCGGGGCCGGCGACGTGCTGTCCCGGGTCGGGGACGACGTGCGGACGGTCACGACCTCGCTGAACGACGTCGTGCCGCAGCTGATCAGCTCGCTGGTCGTCACCGCCTTCACCGGTGTCGGGCTGGTCGCGCTCGACTGGCGGCTCGGCCTCGCCGGCCTCGCCGCCGCGCCCTGCTACGCGCTGGCGCTGCGGTGGTACCTCGGCCGCTCCGGAGCGCTCTACGCGCGGCAGCGGGTGGCGCAGGGCGAGCGCGCGGAGGCGCTCGTCGCGGGCATCCACGGCGCGCCGACCCTGCGCGCGTTCGGTCGCGAGGACGCGCAGCTCGCCCGCGTCCGGCACCACTCCCGCCACGCCGCCGATCTCGCCGTCGAGGTGTTCACGGTGATGATGCGCTTCGGTGGCCGGTGCAACGCCAGCGAGCTCGCCGGGCTCGTCCTCGTCCTCGGCGCCGGCTTCCTGCTCGTGCGCGCCGGCGCCGGCACCGTCGGCGAGGCGACGGCGGCCGCGCTGTACTTCCATCGCCTGTTCAACCCGATCTCGGGGCTGCTGTTCGCCTTCGACGAGATCCAGTCCAGCGGCGCCTCGCTCGCGCGGATGGCCGGCGTGGCGTCGCTGACCACCGCGCGGCGGTCCGCCGACGTCCCGGCACACGACGCGCCGCTGCGGCTGCTGGGGGTCGGGCACTCCTACGTCGACGGCATCGCGGTGCTGCGCGACATCGACCTCGTCGTCGCACCGGGCGAGCACGTCGCCGTGGTCGGCGCCACCGGCGCGGGCAAGACGACGCTGGGCGCGATCGCCGCCGGGCAGCTGACCCCCACCCGGGGCGAGGTGCGTCTCGGCGACGTCGCGGCGGCCGGGATCGACGAGCAGGTGATGCGCCGCCACATCTGCGTCGTCAGCCAGGAGCTGCACGTCTTCGCCGGGACGCTGGCCGAGAACCTGCGGCTGGCCCGGCCGGCCGCCACCGCCGTCGAACTGCGCGCCGCGCTGGAGCGCGTCGGTGCGCTCGGCTGGGCCGACGCGCTCACCGACGGGCTCGACACCGTCGTCGGCGAGCACGGCGCGCCGCTCACCCCGGCCCGGACGCAGCAGCTGGCCCTGGCGCGCGTGGTGCTCGCCGATCCGCCCGCCGTCGTCCTCGACGAGGCCACCGCCGAGGCCGGCTCCTCCGGCGCCCGGCAGCTGGAGATCGCGGCGCTCGCCACCATCGCCGGGCGGACCGCCATCGTCGTCGCCCACCGGCTGACGCAGGCCGCGGCGTGCGACCGCGTCCTCGTCCTCGACGCCGGACGCGTCGTCGAGGAGGGCAGCCACGACGAGCTCGTCGCCGCCGGCGGCGCCTACGCGCGGTTGTGGGGAGCCTGGTCCGGCACCGACGGCACCGACGGCACCGACCCGCCGCGCTGACGCCCCGGCAGCGCGACCGGCAGCGCGACGACGGCGGTGAGGCCGCCACCGGGGGTGTCCTCGAGCGAGAGCGTCCCGCTCATCGCATCGGTGAACCCGCGGGCGATGGCCAGGCCGAGCCCGACACCGGCGCTGTGCGGCGTGGCGTGGTCCTCCCGACGCTGGAACGGCGCGAAGACGCGGTCCCGGTCCTGCTCGGGGATGCCCGGTCCCGCGTCGGCGATCCGCAGCTCGACGGTGTCGGCGTGGGTGCTCGCGGCGATGCGCACCGGGGCGCCGGGTGGGCTGTAGCGCAGCGCGTTCTCCACCAGGTTCGCGACGACCCGTTCCAGCAGGCCGGCGTCGGCGGTGACCTCCGGCAGGCCGCCCGGAACGTCGACGACGACCCGACCCGTGTCCGGGCCGACGCCGCCGGCATCGAGGGCATGGCCCACGACGTCGTCGACGCCGACGGCCGCGAGCCCGATCGGCAGCACACCGGCCTGCACGCGGGACAGGTCGAGCAGGTTCGTGACGAGCGCCGTCAGCCGGTCCAACGAGTCCTCGGCGGTCTCGAGGAGCTCGCCACGGTCGGCCTCGCTCCACCGCACCTCGCGGCTGCGCAGGCTCGACACGGCCGCCTTGGCCGCGGCGATCGGGGTCCGCAGGTCGTGACTGACCGCGTTGAGCAGCGCGGCGCGCATCCGGTCGGCCGCGGCGAGGGGTGCGGCGGCCGCCGCAGCCGCGGCGAGCTCGCGCTGCCGGTAGGCCAGCGCCACCTGGCCGGCGAACGCCGCGAGCAGCCGTTGGTCGGCCGCGGCGAGCGTCCGACCGGCGAGCACCAGCATCAGCCCGTCCCCCACCGCCGCCTCGGCGTCGGCGTCGTCGGGACGCAGGCACGGGTCGACCCCGATGCCCGCGACGTAGGACCACGTTCCCCGGGTGCCGCTCGGCGACGCCGCCCGCCGGCCGCCGTCGCTGGCGGGCGCATCGTCCTCGCGTCGCAGCAGCGCGACGCTGCGCATCGCGAACGTCTCCTGCACGCGGGTCAGCAACGCGGGCAGCGCCTCCTCGCCGCGCAGCACGCTGCCGGCGAGCGCGGCCAGCGTCTCGGCCTCGGCGTTGGAGCGGGTCGCCTCGGAGCTGCGGCGGGCCGCGGAGTCGACGACCCGGCTGACGAGCACGGCGATGACCACGAAGGCGACGAGCGCGAACGCGTTCTCCGGCTCCGAGATCGTCAGCCGGTGGGTCGGCTCGACGAAGTAGTAGTTGAGCAACAGGCCGGCGGCGAGGGCCGTGCCCAGGGCCGGGTAGAAGCCGCCGACGAGGCTCACGATCACCACCACCAGCAGGAACAGCAGCAGCTCGGTGCCGAAGCCCAGGTCGTCGCGGACGACGGCGCAACCGGGGACGAGCAGCGCGAGCAGCGCGACCGCGGTGAGCACGCCGGCGAGCCGTCGACGGGCGGTCAGGCCGTGCGACGGCACCGGCAGCCGGCGGCCCTTGCCGACGAAGTCGTGACCGACGACGTGCACGTCGATCGCCCCGGACAGCCGGGTGATGGTCATGCCCGTCCCCGGGCCGCCGAGCCCGGCCACGACCGGGTGGCGTCGACTGGCCCCGATGACGATCTGCGTCGCGTTCTTGGCGCGCGCGAAGCCGAGCACCGCCGCGGCGACGTCCTCCCCCGCGACCGAGTGGTACGAGCCGCCCAGCGACTCGACGAGCAGCCGCTGCCGCTCCAGATCGGCGAGGCTGGCGCCGGCCAGTCCGTCGCTGCGCACGATGTGCACGGCGAGCAGGTCACCACCGGCGACCCGGGCGGCGATCCGTGCGGCCCGGCGGATCAGCGTCTCGCCCTCGGGGCCGCCGGTCAGCGCGACCACGATCCGCTCGCGCGTCTCCCACGTGGCGTCGATGCCGTGCTGGTCGCGGTAGCGCTGCAGGCCGTCCTCGACGCTGTCGGCGAGCCAGAGCAGGGCGAGCTCGCGCAGCGCCGTGAGGTTGCCGTGCCGGAAGTAGTTCGCCAACGCGGCGTCGACCTTGTCGGGCCGGTAGACGTTGCCGTGCGACATCCGGCGGCGCAGCGCCTGCGGCGTCATGTCGACGAGCTCCACCTGCTCGGCCGCGCGCACCACGGCGTCGGGCACGGTCTCGCGCTGCGGCACGCCGGTGATGGCCTCGACGACGTCGTTGAGCGACGCGAGGTGCTGCACGTTGACCGTGCTGATGACGTCGATGCCGGCCTCGAGCAGGCGCTCGATGTCCTGCCAGCGCTTCTCGTGCTCGCTGCCGGGCACGTTGGTGTGGGCCAGCTCGTCGACCAGCGCGACCTCGGGCCGGCGGGCCAGCACGGCGGTGAGGTCGAGTTCGGGCAGCCGCGTCCCGCGGTAGGTGATCGTGCGGCGCGCGACGACCTCGAGACCGGCGACCCGCGCCGCGGTGTGGGGACGGCCGTGCGTCTCCACGAACGCGACGACGACGTCGGTGCCGCGCTCGCGCCGCCGGTGCCCCTCGTCGAGCATGGCCACCGTCTTGCCGACGCCGGGCGCGGCCCCGAGGTAGACCCGTAGCGTGCCCCGCCCGGTCACGGCCCCGACTGTCGAGCGCCGGCGTACGGATAGCGCTCGTCGAGCGCGGCGTTGACCCGCAGCACGTTGACGACCGGTTCGCCCAGGAAGCCGAGATCCCGACCGGACCGGACGTCGGCGACGACGGCGGCCACCTGCGCCACCGTGATGCCGCGGGCCGCGGCGATGCGGCGTTCCTGCAGCGTCGCGTACGCCGGCGAGATGGTCGGGTCGACGCCCGACCCGCTCGCGGTGACCGCGTCGGCCGGGACGACGGGATCGGCAGGGGCGTCGCCGCGGATCGGGGTGATCGTGCCCTTCGCGTAGTCGCCGCCGGCACGGGCGCACTCCACCGGCACGCCACGGTAGGTGCGCAGGAACGGCGTCGCCGGGCAGGCCTCGTTGACGCTCACGACCCGCGTGACGCGGCCCCGGTGGTCCGCACCGGACCGGAACACCGCGAGCACGGCCCCGACCCCGCCGGGCGTGCAGTACGGCCGCCGGCCGTCGACGTGCTCGAGCATCCCCACGTCACGACTTCGGGTGCAGACCTGGGTGAGCAGGCTGGGACTGCCCTCGTCCGCCTTCACCGACGGGTCGGGCAGCGTGTCGACGACCGACTCCGGTCCGAGGTTCGACGCCCCGGTGGCGGTGGGGTCGTAGCCGCCGGCGGAGGGTCGCGGCTGCAGGTACTGCACCAGCGGATCACCGTCCTTCGTGGTGAAGGCCTGGCCGATCAGCGCCGACCCCACCGGCCTGCCGCCACGCGTGACGACGGAGCCGTCGGCGCGGTGCTGCAGGCCGGGCAGCTGGGCCGCGGCCCAGACGGCGAGCGGATAGGCGATGCCCAGGACGACCGTGAACACCAGCAGCATCCGCAGTGCCGCCGAGAGTTGCCGAAGGGTGTTGCCGACAGTGCGCATGGTTCACCGGATCCCGGGGACGAATTGGACGACGAGGTCGATGGCCTTGATGCCGAGGAACGGCGCGACGATGCCCCCGAGGCCGTAGACCCAGAGGTTGCGGCGCAGCATCGCGGCCGCACTGGAGGGCGTGTAGCGCACACCGCGGAGCGCGAGCGGGATCAGCGCGACGATCACGAGCGCGTTGAAGACGACCGCGGACAGGATCGCCGACTGCGGCGAGTGCAGCCGCATGACGTTGAGCGTGTCCAGGCCCGGGTACACGACCGCGAACATCGCCGGGATGATCGCGAAGTACTTCGCGACGTCGTTGGCGATCGAGAACGTCGTGAGCGCGCCGCGGGTGATGAGCAGCTGCTTGCCGATCTCGACGATCTCGATCAGCTTCGTCGGGTCGGAGTCGAGGTCGACCATGTTGCCGGCCTCCTTCGCCGCCGAGGTGCCGCTGTTCATGGCCACGCCGACGTCGGCCTGGGCGAGGGCGGGCGCGTCGTTGGTGCCGTCGCCGGTCATCGCGACGAGCTTGCCGCCCTCCTGCTCGCGTTTGATCAACGCCATCTTGTCCTCGGGCTTGGCCTCGGCGAGGAAGTCGTCCACGCCGGCCTCGTCGGCGATGGCCCTGGCCGTCATCGGGTTGTCGCCGGTGATCATCACGGTGCGGATGCCCATGCGCCGCAGCTCGGCGAAGCGTTCGCGCATGCCCTGCTTGACGACGTCCTTGAGGTGGATGACGCCCAGCACCCGCGCCGCTCCACCGGCCGGGCGCTCCGCCACCACGAGCGGCGTCCCGCCGCCGGCGGAGATGCCGTCGACGATGCCGCCGACGTCCTCGGCCACCGTGCCGCCGGACTCGCGGACCCACTGCAGCACCGCCCCTGCCGCTCCCTTGCGGATCTCGCGTCCGTCGACGTCGACGCCGCTCATGCGCGTCTGCGCGGTGAAGGGGACGAACGTGGCGTTCCCGAGCTCCCCGGCCCGCCGCTCGCGCAGGCCGTACGCGGTCTTGGCGAGCCCGACGACGGAACGTCCCTCGGGGGTCTCGTCGGCGAGGGAGGACAGTTGCGCGGCGTCGGCGAGCTGTTCGTTCGCGACGCCGTCCACGGGCACGAACTCGGCCGCCTGCCGGTTGCCGAGCGTGATGGTGCCGGTCTTGTCGAGCAGCAGCGTGTCGACGTCACCCGCGGCCTCGACGGCGCGGCCGCTCATGGCCAGCACGTTGCGCTGGACCAGCCTGTCCATGCCGGCGATGCCGATGGCCGACAGCAGCGCGCCGATCGTGGTGGGGATCAGGCACACGAGCAGCGAGACCAGCACGATGCCGGTGATGCCGTGCCCGTCGAGGGCGGCACTGTCGGCGATACCGGGCTGGTCGGCCTTGGCATAGATCGCGAGCGGCTGCAGGGTCACGGTCGCGAGCAGGAAGATGATCGTCAACGAGGCGAGCAGGATGTTCAGCGCGATCTCGTTCGGCGTCCGCTGCCTGCTCGCACCCTCGACGAGGCCGATCATGCGATCGATGAAGCTCTCCCCCGGCTTCTGGGTGATCTCGACGACGATGCGGTCGGACAGCACGCGGGTGCCGCCGGTGACCGAGCTGCGGTCACCCCCGCTCTCGCGGATCACCGGGGCGCTCTCGCCGGTGATGGCGGACTCGTCGACGCTGGCGATGCCGTCGATGACGTCGCCGTCACCGGGGACGAGGTCGCCCGCCTCGCAGACGACGCGGTCACCCTGGCGCAGTTGCGGTGCCGGCACCTGCTCCTCGCGCCCGTCACCGGTGAGCCGCCGCGCCACGGTGTCGGTGCGGGCCTTGCGCAGGGCGTCGGCCTGCGCCTTGCCGCGGCCCTCCGCGACGGCCTCGGCGAGGTTGGCGAACAGCGTGGTCAGCCAGAGCCACCCGACGATCAGCCAGGCGAACACCGACGGGTCGCCGATCGCGATGACGGTGGTGAACACGGCGCCGACCTCGACGAGGAACATGACCGGGTTGCGGTAGAGCGTCCGCGGGTCGAGCTTGCCGACCGCGTCCGGCAGCGAGCGCCAGAGCTGCCGCGGGTCGAGCAACCCGCCCTGGACGCGATGGGAGGACGCGGGCTGCGCAGCCCGCTCGAGCGTTGCGGTCATCGGTGCAGGCCTTCTGCGAGCGGCCCGAGGGCCAGGGAGGGGAAGTAGGTGAGGGCGACGACGACGACCGTCACGCCGAACAACATGCCGACGAACAGCGTCTTGTGCGTGGGCAGCGTGCCGTCGGAGACCGGGACCGGTCTCTGGCGCGCCAGCGACCCGGCGAGGCCGAGGACGAAGATGATCGGCAGGAAGCGGCCGAGCAGCATGGCCAGGCCGAGCGCGTAGTTGAACCACACGGTGTTGACGCCGATCCCCGCGAACGCGCTGCCGTTGTTGTTGCCGGCCGACGTGAACGCGTAGAGCACCTCGGTCAGCCCGTGCGGCCCGGTGTTGAGCATCGCCGCGCGTTGGCCGGGCAGCGCCATGGCGAGGGCGGTGCCGGTGAGCACGACGGTCGGCGTCGTCAGCAGGTACAGGGACGCGAACTTCATCTCGCGACCGCCCAGCTTCTTGCCCAGGTACTCCGGCGTCCGCCCCACCATGAGGCCGGCGACGAAGACGGTGACCACCGCGAGGACGAGCATCCCGTACAGCCCGGAACCGGTGCCGCCGGGTGCGATCTCGCCGAGCATCATGTTCAGCAGCGTCATCGCGCCACCGAGGCTGGTGTAGGAGTCGTGGAAGCTGTTGACCGCGCCCGTCGACGTCAGCGTCGTCGCGGCGCCGAAGACCGCGGACTGCCCCACCCCGAAGCGCGATTCGGTGCCCTCCGTCGCGGCGCCCACCGCCGTCGGCACGGTGCCGTGGTGCAGGCCCTGGAACACGACCGTCAACGTCACGCTGATCACCGCGATCAGCGCCATCACCGCGAGGATCGCGCGGCCCTGGCGGTGGTCGCCGATCAGGTGGCCGAAGGTGCGCGGCAGCGAGAATCCGATCACGAGGATCAGGAAGACCTGCAGCCAGTTCGTCCAGGCCGTGGGGTTCTCGAACGGGTGGGCGGAGTTCGCGTTGTAGAAGCCGCCGCCGTTCGTCCCGAGCTCCTTGATGGCCTCCTGCGAGGCGACGGGCCCACCGGTGAGCGTCTGGGTGCCACCGGTCAGCGTCGTCACGTCCGTGTAGTGGTGCAGGTTCTGGATCATGCCGGCGCCGACGAAGACGAGCGCGAAGACGACGGAGATCGGCAGCAGCACCCGCAGGTTGATCCGGGTGATGTCGACCCAGAAGTTGCCGAGCGTGTCGGCGCGGTTGCGGCCGAAGCCGCGGATCAGTGCGGCGACGACGGCGATGCCGACGGATGCCGACACGAAGTTCTGTACCGCGAGACCGGCCATCTGCACGACGTAGCCGAGCGCGCTCTCCCCCGAGTACGACTGCCAGTTCGTGTTGGTGACGAAGCTGGCCGCGGTGTCGAAAGCCTGGTCCGCCGTCATCTTCGCGACGCCGAACGGCGGCCAGAAATGCTCCTGCAGCCGGAGGAACAGGTAGAGGAACAGCACGCCGACGACGCTGAAGGCGAG
Coding sequences within it:
- a CDS encoding ABC transporter ATP-binding protein, yielding MTNDGGSRPRPGLRGEALELGYGRSSVVSDATIELTAGEVTALVGPNGSGKSTLLRALARLHAPSGGDLRLPDGSSALALSARDFARHVSLLAQSRPTPAGMCVRDVVGFGRHPHRSRFRGDDPGAGAAIDRALELTGLQRMADRDVDSLSGGELQRVWLATCLAQDTGVLLLDEPTTYLDLRYQVEILDLARDLALDHGVAVGVVLHDLDQAAAIADTVVLLHAGRIRASGRPADVLTAEALTDTYGIRVEVTVDPRSGRVFTRPVGRHADRLRLAI
- a CDS encoding ABC transporter transmembrane domain-containing protein, translating into MTAWAVLRRMLRRRRGPLTASYLLHAVWATSEALVPVVIGAVIDRGILTGDGGRFVLWLGVLAALMLVLSLGYRFGAQIGARASETEAHELRAEIAGHVLHPQGVRTDRLPGETLSLATSDADQVGLLLRIVAFALASLTGVVVVAVYLLRVDLGLGLLVLVGVPVTLGAVQLVTPLVSRRTDAQQELVASATGVATDLLAGLRPLKGIGGEAAAVARYRHASRAARDASTSTARAYGYLFGLSTLLSGVLLAVVALVAGRLALHGEMTLGELIAVVGLTQFLAEPMSGLGHISAFAASAHASAGRIAAFLAAPRLVVAGETDTPAAEAGLELTGLAVGPLRELTLRTAPGRFTAVHVDDPAAADALVDVLSGTRLPEAGYVRVGGTDLHALSIAARRAAYVVSPHHAHLVEGTLRSTVDPDGRLAPDALADVLRASAADDVVALHDRGLDAPVAASGSTLSGGQRQRLALARSLGTATPLLVLHDPTSAVDAVTERDIAAGVRALRHGAPGSHGALATVVITASPAFLDQADEVVTVRDGRTTGRGTHRELLARDPAYRAAVLR
- a CDS encoding ABC transporter ATP-binding protein — translated: MTAVVADRDATGEPVGTARDILRIAPAGETARLTWRLLRRRPGALVVTVLAFAGTGLAALVAPWVLGLVVDAVREHRDTATITRYAVVVAAAALLGGVLTAVSTAALARATAPALAELREDVLDRAVHLDTARLEAAGAGDVLSRVGDDVRTVTTSLNDVVPQLISSLVVTAFTGVGLVALDWRLGLAGLAAAPCYALALRWYLGRSGALYARQRVAQGERAEALVAGIHGAPTLRAFGREDAQLARVRHHSRHAADLAVEVFTVMMRFGGRCNASELAGLVLVLGAGFLLVRAGAGTVGEATAAALYFHRLFNPISGLLFAFDEIQSSGASLARMAGVASLTTARRSADVPAHDAPLRLLGVGHSYVDGIAVLRDIDLVVAPGEHVAVVGATGAGKTTLGAIAAGQLTPTRGEVRLGDVAAAGIDEQVMRRHICVVSQELHVFAGTLAENLRLARPAATAVELRAALERVGALGWADALTDGLDTVVGEHGAPLTPARTQQLALARVVLADPPAVVLDEATAEAGSSGARQLEIAALATIAGRTAIVVAHRLTQAAACDRVLVLDAGRVVEEGSHDELVAAGGAYARLWGAWSGTDGTDGTDPPR
- a CDS encoding sensor histidine kinase produces the protein MLDEGHRRRERGTDVVVAFVETHGRPHTAARVAGLEVVARRTITYRGTRLPELDLTAVLARRPEVALVDELAHTNVPGSEHEKRWQDIERLLEAGIDVISTVNVQHLASLNDVVEAITGVPQRETVPDAVVRAAEQVELVDMTPQALRRRMSHGNVYRPDKVDAALANYFRHGNLTALRELALLWLADSVEDGLQRYRDQHGIDATWETRERIVVALTGGPEGETLIRRAARIAARVAGGDLLAVHIVRSDGLAGASLADLERQRLLVESLGGSYHSVAGEDVAAAVLGFARAKNATQIVIGASRRHPVVAGLGGPGTGMTITRLSGAIDVHVVGHDFVGKGRRLPVPSHGLTARRRLAGVLTAVALLALLVPGCAVVRDDLGFGTELLLFLLVVVIVSLVGGFYPALGTALAAGLLLNYYFVEPTHRLTISEPENAFALVAFVVIAVLVSRVVDSAARRSSEATRSNAEAETLAALAGSVLRGEEALPALLTRVQETFAMRSVALLRREDDAPASDGGRRAASPSGTRGTWSYVAGIGVDPCLRPDDADAEAAVGDGLMLVLAGRTLAAADQRLLAAFAGQVALAYRQRELAAAAAAAAPLAAADRMRAALLNAVSHDLRTPIAAAKAAVSSLRSREVRWSEADRGELLETAEDSLDRLTALVTNLLDLSRVQAGVLPIGLAAVGVDDVVGHALDAGGVGPDTGRVVVDVPGGLPEVTADAGLLERVVANLVENALRYSPPGAPVRIAASTHADTVELRIADAGPGIPEQDRDRVFAPFQRREDHATPHSAGVGLGLAIARGFTDAMSGTLSLEDTPGGGLTAVVALPVALPGRQRGGSVPSVPSVPDQAPHNRA
- a CDS encoding potassium-transporting ATPase subunit C, translating into MRTVGNTLRQLSAALRMLLVFTVVLGIAYPLAVWAAAQLPGLQHRADGSVVTRGGRPVGSALIGQAFTTKDGDPLVQYLQPRPSAGGYDPTATGASNLGPESVVDTLPDPSVKADEGSPSLLTQVCTRSRDVGMLEHVDGRRPYCTPGGVGAVLAVFRSGADHRGRVTRVVSVNEACPATPFLRTYRGVPVECARAGGDYAKGTITPIRGDAPADPVVPADAVTASGSGVDPTISPAYATLQERRIAAARGITVAQVAAVVADVRSGRDLGFLGEPVVNVLRVNAALDERYPYAGARQSGP
- the kdpB gene encoding potassium-transporting ATPase subunit KdpB, whose translation is MTATLERAAQPASSHRVQGGLLDPRQLWRSLPDAVGKLDPRTLYRNPVMFLVEVGAVFTTVIAIGDPSVFAWLIVGWLWLTTLFANLAEAVAEGRGKAQADALRKARTDTVARRLTGDGREEQVPAPQLRQGDRVVCEAGDLVPGDGDVIDGIASVDESAITGESAPVIRESGGDRSSVTGGTRVLSDRIVVEITQKPGESFIDRMIGLVEGASRQRTPNEIALNILLASLTIIFLLATVTLQPLAIYAKADQPGIADSAALDGHGITGIVLVSLLVCLIPTTIGALLSAIGIAGMDRLVQRNVLAMSGRAVEAAGDVDTLLLDKTGTITLGNRQAAEFVPVDGVANEQLADAAQLSSLADETPEGRSVVGLAKTAYGLRERRAGELGNATFVPFTAQTRMSGVDVDGREIRKGAAGAVLQWVRESGGTVAEDVGGIVDGISAGGGTPLVVAERPAGGAARVLGVIHLKDVVKQGMRERFAELRRMGIRTVMITGDNPMTARAIADEAGVDDFLAEAKPEDKMALIKREQEGGKLVAMTGDGTNDAPALAQADVGVAMNSGTSAAKEAGNMVDLDSDPTKLIEIVEIGKQLLITRGALTTFSIANDVAKYFAIIPAMFAVVYPGLDTLNVMRLHSPQSAILSAVVFNALVIVALIPLALRGVRYTPSSAAAMLRRNLWVYGLGGIVAPFLGIKAIDLVVQFVPGIR
- the kdpA gene encoding potassium-transporting ATPase subunit KdpA, with translation MPESLSVVLFVATLVAALAAAHKPLGDYLARVLTSTRHLAVERVAYRASGVDPDAEQSTWRYLRAVLAFSVVGVLFLYLFLRLQEHFWPPFGVAKMTADQAFDTAASFVTNTNWQSYSGESALGYVVQMAGLAVQNFVSASVGIAVVAALIRGFGRNRADTLGNFWVDITRINLRVLLPISVVFALVFVGAGMIQNLHHYTDVTTLTGGTQTLTGGPVASQEAIKELGTNGGGFYNANSAHPFENPTAWTNWLQVFLILVIGFSLPRTFGHLIGDHRQGRAILAVMALIAVISVTLTVVFQGLHHGTVPTAVGAATEGTESRFGVGQSAVFGAATTLTSTGAVNSFHDSYTSLGGAMTLLNMMLGEIAPGGTGSGLYGMLVLAVVTVFVAGLMVGRTPEYLGKKLGGREMKFASLYLLTTPTVVLTGTALAMALPGQRAAMLNTGPHGLTEVLYAFTSAGNNNGSAFAGIGVNTVWFNYALGLAMLLGRFLPIIFVLGLAGSLARQRPVPVSDGTLPTHKTLFVGMLFGVTVVVVALTYFPSLALGPLAEGLHR